From Scomber scombrus chromosome 21, fScoSco1.1, whole genome shotgun sequence, one genomic window encodes:
- the LOC134003867 gene encoding dynein axonemal assembly factor 3-like, producing the protein MSGDRACEGAGCISFWGFSPARDLLSSGPERPEGEVNVLLVGSGDPRHILKTIAGLPDKDSLHVWVIESSMEVVARQLLLLYLALMPQESMGLNEKTEVFLEVFGNGEIRSQTEETLRHAASQLILSVTDTLETATHPCLNTSLLKFKERDELARIFKLWMKPQSSPAPILMSKAWDYRVRQHLGTRYDSKRGCFDWDLTMKLHEKGCGVINKQQYFRWRERGLAFEMREGVYQITNPSLLCSRVFSLKREKVAVMGYWGDIVSSPYLSFGIESDDKSLLKTQNGQHMKTAQDISFANVQALFQSLSSRRGCPTTTRSEAEEPSTKPDQKSVTINDLMHLNQISVTFLPMDSVQKLPEKQKYSHFFNTIYFSASCMHHLGPAMRQTAAPDAVLVVELAKYFLDLNKEQQAGFAEKVVSIALEAEFEPWSVVKSDHIHAIFIPQKKM; encoded by the exons ATGAGTGGTGATCGGGCCTGTGAGGGTGCGGGCTGCATCAGCTTTTGGGGGTTCAGTCCTGCGCGTGACCTGCTGAGCTCAG gcCCTGAGAGACCTGAAGGGGAGGTCAATGTTTTACTGGTCGGCAGTGGAGATCCACGACACATTTTGAAGACTATTGCGGGTTTGCCGGACAAAGACAGCCTTCAT GTGTGGGTGATTGAAAGCAGCATGGAGGTGGTAGCAAGACAGCTGCTGCTCCTCTACCTGGCGCTGATGCCCCAGGAAAGCATGGGGCTTAATG AGAAGACAGAAGTTTTCTTGGAGGTGTTTGGGAACGGTGAGATCCGCAGTCAGACAGAGGAGACGCTGAGACATGCAGCATCACAGCTCATTCTATCTGTCACTGACACGCTGGAGACAGCCACACACCCCTGTCTGAATACAAGTCTTCTCAAG TTCAAGGAGCGAGATGAGCTGGCCAGGATTTTTAAGTTGTGGATGAAGCCTCAGTCTTCACCTGCTCCTATCTTAATGTCCAAAGCCTGGGATTATCGAGTCCGACAGCACCTTGGGACCCGCTATGACTCCAAGAGGGGCTGCTTTGACTGGGACCTGACTATGAAGTTGCATGAGAAAGGG TGCGGTGTCATTAACAAACAACAGTATTTCCGATGGAGGGAACGGGGCTTGGCGTTCGAAATGAGGGAAGGTGTCTACCAAATAACCAATCCAAGTTTGCTCTGTTCAAGAGTGTTTAGTCTG aaaAGGGAGAAAGTGGCAGTGATGGGCTACTGGGGAGATATAGTGTCCAGTCCTTACCTCTCTTTCGGCATTGAATCTGATGACAAGAGTCTGCTGAAGACACAGAATGGGCAACACATGAAG ACAGCTCAGGATATCTCCTTTGCAAATGTGCAGGCTTTGTTCCAGTCCTTGTCCAGTAGACGGGGCTGCCCCACTACTACTCGGTCAGAGGCAGAAGAGCCATCCACAAAGCCTGACCAAAAATCTGTCACCATTAATG ACCTGATGCATCTAAATCAGATCTCCGTGACCTTCCTGCCCATGGATTCAGTTCAAAAGCTgccagaaaaacagaaatactcCCACTTTTTCAACACCATCTACTTCTCAGCCAg CTGCATGCACCATTTGGGGCCAGCGATGAGACAGACTGCAGCACCAGACGCTGTGCTTGTCGTGGAGCTGGCCAA GTACTTTTTGGACCTTAATAAAGAGCAACAGGCAGGCTTTGCTGAGAAAGTGGTCAGCATCGCTCTGGAGGCTGAATTTGAACCGTGGTCTGTGGTGAAGAGCGATCACATTCATGCTATTTTCATACCACAGAAGAAGATGTAA